A genomic region of Friedmanniella luteola contains the following coding sequences:
- a CDS encoding putative nucleotidyltransferase substrate binding domain-containing protein, whose product MATGTAEDLTALLAGYAPFDSLDPETLEAVAAAASIGRFARGELVHDAFTDPTWEVFLVIAGRVELWNDADALTGPADEVLGPGGVFGFSSMLTERAVGPRAVATSDATVARIPGSTVAPAFASRTGARFLAEQVSSAGRPAAAAPAYSTVDDLIVRPPVVVDPTTTVAETARLMSEADAGYAAVRDGHGGYGLITDALLRRRVLVEGRSDATPAGEVMDPGTPTAVLGDSAAEALILMLDREADYLLVTDRAGVLRGVVSPRDFTVSPTTAGVSVHEQLRRAASTEQLEVRARTIPGVLADLLNRGLASGRVVAVHSALLDAVVRRALTLVMAEHPDLSVDAFTWLSLGSHGRREAVLSSDVDSAVAFDDATDPAQLERYRAAFAEVGRVLARAGINGDEHGANAERPPFARTHSAWRQAAQGWLARPAEDQGAVMTSLLVDARPIHGDPGLPAAAAVFADLRRHPGTMRLLLQESLSRRAKQPPARLLSRRSGRFDVKDHAVLPIVNLARWASLSVGSAALSTPERLRAASGSAMLPQAQGDTLVEVFEVLQRLRLRYQVRQHQRGVAPTDVLRMDQVSPLDRSVIAQAVREVASVQRRMDNVAQYVPVEGWASPPPP is encoded by the coding sequence ATGGCGACGGGCACCGCGGAGGACCTGACCGCCCTGCTCGCCGGGTACGCGCCCTTCGACTCCCTGGACCCGGAGACGCTCGAGGCGGTGGCGGCCGCGGCGAGCATCGGGCGGTTCGCCCGGGGGGAGCTGGTGCACGACGCGTTCACCGACCCCACCTGGGAGGTGTTCCTCGTCATCGCCGGCCGGGTCGAGCTGTGGAACGACGCCGACGCCCTGACCGGGCCGGCGGACGAGGTGCTCGGCCCGGGCGGGGTGTTCGGGTTCTCCTCGATGCTGACCGAGCGGGCCGTCGGTCCCCGCGCGGTGGCCACCAGCGACGCCACCGTCGCCCGGATCCCCGGCTCGACCGTCGCCCCGGCGTTCGCCTCCCGGACCGGCGCCCGCTTCCTCGCCGAGCAGGTCTCCTCGGCCGGCCGGCCCGCGGCCGCGGCGCCCGCCTACAGCACCGTCGACGACCTCATCGTCCGGCCGCCGGTGGTCGTGGACCCGACGACGACGGTGGCCGAGACCGCCCGGCTGATGAGCGAGGCCGACGCCGGGTACGCCGCCGTCCGGGACGGCCACGGCGGCTACGGGCTGATCACCGACGCCCTGCTCCGGCGGCGCGTCCTCGTCGAGGGCCGCTCGGACGCCACCCCGGCCGGGGAGGTGATGGACCCGGGCACGCCCACCGCCGTGCTCGGCGACTCGGCCGCCGAGGCGCTGATCCTGATGCTCGACCGTGAGGCGGACTACCTCCTGGTCACCGACCGTGCGGGGGTGCTGCGGGGCGTCGTCTCCCCCCGCGACTTCACCGTCTCCCCCACCACGGCCGGGGTCTCGGTGCACGAGCAGCTGCGCCGGGCCGCGTCCACCGAGCAGCTGGAGGTGCGGGCCCGGACCATCCCGGGGGTGCTGGCCGACCTGCTGAACCGCGGCCTGGCCTCGGGCCGGGTGGTGGCGGTCCACTCGGCCCTGCTGGACGCCGTCGTCCGGCGGGCGCTGACGCTGGTGATGGCGGAGCACCCGGACCTGTCGGTGGACGCCTTCACCTGGCTGAGCCTGGGCAGCCACGGCCGCCGGGAGGCGGTGCTGAGCTCCGACGTCGACTCGGCCGTCGCCTTCGACGACGCCACGGACCCGGCCCAGCTGGAGCGCTACCGCGCGGCCTTCGCCGAGGTCGGCCGGGTGCTGGCCCGGGCCGGCATCAACGGGGACGAGCACGGCGCGAACGCCGAGCGGCCACCCTTCGCCCGCACCCACAGCGCCTGGCGGCAGGCGGCCCAGGGGTGGCTGGCCCGGCCCGCGGAGGACCAGGGGGCGGTGATGACCTCGCTGCTCGTCGACGCCCGCCCGATCCACGGCGACCCCGGGCTGCCGGCCGCAGCAGCGGTCTTCGCCGACCTGCGGCGGCACCCGGGCACCATGCGCCTGCTCCTGCAGGAGTCGCTGTCCCGCCGGGCCAAGCAGCCGCCGGCCCGGCTGCTCAGCCGGCGCAGCGGCCGGTTCGACGTCAAGGACCACGCGGTGCTGCCCATCGTGAACCTGGCCCGCTGGGCGAGCCTCAGCGTCGGGTCGGCCGCGCTGTCCACGCCGGAGCGGCTGCGCGCGGCGTCGGGCTCGGCGATGCTGCCGCAGGCGCAGGGCGACACCCTCGTCGAGGTGTTCGAGGTGCTGCAGCGGCTGCGGCTGCGCTACCAGGTGCGCCAGCACCAGCGGGGCGTCGCGCCGACCGACGTGCTGCGGATGGACCAGGTGTCCCCCCTCGACCGCAGCGTGATCGCCCAGGCCGTCCGCGAGGTGGCCTCGGTGCAGCGCCGGATGGACAACGTCGCCCAGTACGTCCCCGTCGAGGGCTGGGCCTCGCCGCCGCCCCCGTGA
- a CDS encoding metallophosphoesterase, with product MSTVPASPGPESTVPGGGGPPGTGRVAVVGDLGGHLEELTAELVRLGADPVSGRLPDDLTVVQVGDLVHRGPDSEGVLALVDHLLRTQPGQWVQLVGNHEAQYLAEPLFDWPERLGAAGRATLRRWWSSGLMRVAAAVTTAEESYLVTHAGLTTGFWRDVLGGTEDVRDAGRLLNALAGEHEAELFRPGHMLTGRRPARAAGPVWAAAATELVPGWADRRLPFSQVHGHSSVYDWRQLRFRVPADLVRVTRLDEEAKHATTTLDGGRLVGVDPGHGREPVRPWRALELAGRLTG from the coding sequence GTGAGCACCGTTCCCGCGAGCCCCGGTCCCGAGAGCACCGTCCCCGGGGGTGGCGGACCTCCGGGCACCGGGCGGGTCGCGGTCGTCGGTGACCTCGGCGGCCACCTGGAGGAGCTGACCGCCGAGCTGGTGCGGCTGGGGGCCGACCCGGTGTCCGGCCGGCTGCCGGACGACCTCACCGTCGTGCAGGTCGGCGACCTCGTGCACCGTGGCCCGGACTCCGAAGGCGTGCTGGCGCTGGTGGACCACCTCCTCCGCACCCAGCCGGGCCAGTGGGTGCAGCTGGTCGGCAACCACGAGGCGCAGTACCTGGCCGAGCCGCTGTTCGACTGGCCCGAGCGGCTCGGCGCCGCGGGGCGGGCGACGCTGCGGCGCTGGTGGTCCTCCGGCCTGATGCGGGTGGCGGCCGCGGTGACCACCGCCGAGGAGAGCTACCTCGTGACCCACGCGGGGCTGACGACCGGCTTCTGGCGCGACGTCCTGGGCGGGACGGAGGACGTCCGGGACGCCGGACGGCTGCTGAACGCCCTGGCCGGGGAGCACGAGGCCGAGCTGTTCCGGCCGGGTCACATGCTGACCGGTCGGCGCCCGGCCCGCGCCGCGGGACCGGTCTGGGCCGCGGCGGCGACGGAGCTCGTCCCGGGCTGGGCGGACCGCCGGCTGCCCTTCAGCCAGGTGCACGGCCACAGCTCCGTCTACGACTGGCGCCAGCTGAGGTTCCGCGTGCCGGCGGACCTCGTCCGGGTCACCCGGCTCGACGAGGAGGCCAAGCACGCGACCACGACCCTCGACGGCGGCCGCCTCGTCGGGGTCGACCCGGGCCACGGGCGGGAGCCGGTCCGGCCGTGGCGGGCCCTCGAGCTCGCCGGCCGGCTCACGGGATAG
- a CDS encoding glutamate ABC transporter substrate-binding protein translates to MHANVHRTVVTAAVAGLTVTLLAACSSGGGPAAEPSLVPGASSGGTLKIGISFDEPGLGLKSGDGYAGFDVDTATYVAKALGVPAGGITWVEAQPADREKLLADGSVDLVFATYSITEERRQQVDFAGPYFVAHQDLLVRRNDEDITGPDTLNGRSLCSVTGTTSAQLVKERYRGKISLQELPRYSDCVTKLADGEVDAVTTDDLILAGYAAQKQYKGVLRLVGRGFSDELYGVGVKKGSPDMVTKVNAALKQYIADGSWERSLKKEVGPSGYAIPNPPSPGV, encoded by the coding sequence ATGCACGCCAACGTTCACCGGACGGTCGTCACCGCAGCCGTCGCCGGGCTCACCGTCACCCTGCTGGCCGCCTGCAGCTCCGGCGGGGGGCCGGCCGCCGAGCCGTCGCTGGTCCCGGGCGCCTCCAGCGGCGGCACCCTGAAGATCGGCATCTCCTTCGACGAGCCCGGCCTCGGCCTGAAGTCAGGCGACGGCTACGCGGGTTTCGACGTCGACACCGCCACGTACGTGGCCAAGGCGCTGGGGGTCCCCGCCGGGGGCATCACGTGGGTGGAGGCCCAGCCGGCGGACCGCGAGAAGCTCCTCGCCGACGGTTCCGTCGACCTGGTGTTCGCCACGTACTCGATCACCGAGGAGCGCCGGCAGCAGGTCGACTTCGCCGGTCCCTACTTCGTCGCCCACCAGGACCTGCTGGTGCGGCGCAACGACGAGGACATCACCGGGCCGGACACGCTGAACGGCCGGAGCCTGTGCTCGGTGACGGGGACCACCTCCGCCCAGCTGGTCAAGGAGCGGTACCGGGGCAAGATCAGCCTGCAGGAGCTGCCCCGGTACTCCGACTGCGTGACCAAGCTGGCCGACGGCGAGGTCGACGCGGTCACCACCGACGACCTGATCCTCGCCGGCTACGCCGCCCAGAAGCAGTACAAGGGGGTCCTGCGGCTCGTCGGCAGGGGCTTCTCCGACGAGCTGTACGGCGTGGGGGTCAAGAAGGGCAGCCCCGACATGGTGACGAAGGTGAACGCGGCCCTGAAGCAGTACATCGCCGACGGGTCGTGGGAGCGGTCGCTGAAGAAGGAGGTCGGCCCCTCGGGCTACGCCATCCCCAACCCGCCGTCGCCGGGCGTCTGA